The following are from one region of the Ictalurus furcatus strain D&B chromosome 11, Billie_1.0, whole genome shotgun sequence genome:
- the LOC128614979 gene encoding CMRF35-like molecule 8 gives MKILLIFTLCLISDGGDSKEVTGYSGGGVLIKCKYDTEYRENQKYFCKGSVPGCSDQIKTGAKNEWINSGRFSLFDDTKSAEFSVMIRELTVEDTGTYQCAVNKDLWKDIYTPVELKVKEGE, from the exons ATGaagatcctcctcatcttcacccTCTGTCTGATCTCAG ATGGAGGAGACTCCAAGGAAGTAACAGGATattcaggaggaggagtcctTATCAAGTGCAAGTATGATACAGAATACAGAGaaaaccaaaaatatttctgtaaggGTTCAGTACCAGGCTGTTCTGACCAAATAAAGACAGGAGCTAAAAACGAGTGGATAAATTCAGGAAGATTCTCACTGTTTGATGACACCAAATCAGCAGAGTTCAGTGTGATGATCAGAGAGCTCACTGTAGAGGACACTGGGACGTACCAGTGTGCAGTTAATAAAGATTTATGgaaagacatttacacacctgtgGAACTGAAGGTGAAGGAAGGTGAGTAG